Proteins encoded by one window of Candidatus Dadabacteria bacterium:
- a CDS encoding putative DNA binding domain-containing protein, whose translation MITRTELLEIIANGENSGVEFKRDTLQNHDLAKELVAFSNLEGGIVLLGVEDDGSVTGLVREGLEEWVMNTCRDKIRPAIIPYFEIIEEVEPGKNVAVVRVPQGLYAHSRWHNNRTVCYIRVGSQSREPTLEEMSRLFQQRHMLRVDSRPISGTTINDLDRRRLKDYFGRILQRDFPDDDAGWITLLSNMEIMDEDVVTVGGMLLFGTTPNRYLPQAGINAVAFAGTEKEYATRERKQLRGAMAPLMDSKGNLLETGLVEQSVDFVRRNTSVSAVLEDGARRVERPTYPEDAVREAIVNALTHRDYLLSGTDIELAVYSDRLEITSPGKLPNGITPESMRDGARSSRNPLLKDFMRDYGYMENLGMGVSRKIIKGMKEHNGSNPDLIEKHERFMVRLHSSRVPGTPEREVPATRQRLETWHEETEKRFLDLLSKAQGSIWPSLKDNRYQLSYLISPDEKKFSPRPFLQVLEKVVNGVRTTVWKGWSMFDPKFLQKIKPAPRPKESDEGEYLLEGNFMINDVEPHGAGLWFPELQRVAPDGRMSLIRAYREDRPDSVEELSRSAGTWLSPETVIRETAELVTHAMLLAKEFKTASQVSFRCTWMGLGNREISDFNRSVYYSLRRVAKADKLTTEKTCAVEKLEDEWATVVSDLACPILQLFGFDHCGPDFVENMKSEFLL comes from the coding sequence ATGATAACACGAACAGAACTTCTGGAAATTATTGCCAACGGTGAGAATTCAGGCGTTGAGTTCAAACGCGACACCCTGCAAAACCACGATCTCGCGAAAGAACTTGTCGCTTTTTCCAATCTTGAGGGTGGCATCGTGCTTCTCGGCGTTGAAGATGACGGAAGCGTCACGGGCCTTGTCCGAGAGGGTCTTGAAGAATGGGTGATGAACACGTGCAGAGACAAAATCAGGCCGGCTATAATCCCGTATTTTGAAATCATTGAAGAAGTAGAACCAGGCAAAAATGTTGCGGTCGTACGCGTTCCTCAGGGTCTTTACGCACACAGCCGCTGGCACAATAACAGAACGGTCTGTTATATAAGAGTTGGTTCCCAAAGCCGTGAACCAACTCTTGAGGAGATGAGTCGTCTGTTCCAGCAAAGACATATGTTGCGCGTCGACTCCCGACCGATTTCGGGAACGACAATCAACGACTTGGACCGTCGTCGGCTTAAAGACTACTTCGGGCGTATTCTCCAGCGGGACTTTCCAGATGACGACGCGGGATGGATTACCCTGCTTTCAAACATGGAAATTATGGACGAAGATGTAGTAACGGTCGGCGGTATGCTGCTGTTCGGAACAACGCCGAACCGATATCTGCCGCAGGCAGGCATCAACGCCGTGGCGTTTGCAGGAACGGAAAAAGAATACGCTACAAGAGAACGGAAGCAGCTTCGAGGAGCCATGGCCCCGCTTATGGACAGCAAGGGCAACCTTCTGGAAACGGGCCTAGTAGAACAGTCCGTGGATTTCGTCCGGCGCAACACCTCCGTATCGGCCGTTCTTGAAGACGGTGCTCGCCGCGTGGAAAGGCCAACATACCCTGAGGATGCCGTCAGGGAAGCCATAGTAAACGCCTTGACACACAGAGACTACCTTCTATCGGGTACCGACATTGAACTGGCGGTTTATAGTGACAGACTGGAAATAACCTCGCCCGGAAAGCTCCCGAACGGGATAACACCGGAGAGCATGCGCGACGGAGCTCGGTCTTCCAGAAATCCACTGCTCAAAGATTTCATGCGAGATTACGGATACATGGAAAATCTTGGGATGGGGGTATCACGGAAAATCATAAAAGGGATGAAAGAACATAACGGTTCCAACCCCGACCTCATTGAAAAACACGAACGTTTCATGGTGCGGCTGCACTCGAGTAGAGTTCCAGGAACGCCGGAAAGAGAAGTGCCTGCCACAAGACAACGGCTGGAGACTTGGCATGAAGAAACGGAGAAGCGTTTCCTTGACCTGCTTTCCAAGGCTCAAGGTTCTATCTGGCCGTCGCTAAAAGATAATCGCTACCAGCTGAGTTACTTGATCTCTCCAGACGAGAAAAAATTTTCTCCGCGGCCGTTTCTCCAAGTCTTGGAAAAAGTGGTTAACGGAGTCCGCACCACGGTGTGGAAAGGCTGGAGCATGTTTGACCCGAAATTCCTGCAGAAAATCAAACCGGCACCCCGACCAAAGGAATCGGACGAAGGAGAATACTTGCTTGAGGGCAATTTTATGATTAACGATGTCGAACCACACGGCGCGGGTCTCTGGTTTCCGGAACTTCAGCGCGTCGCGCCCGATGGACGCATGAGCCTGATTAGGGCCTACAGGGAAGACAGGCCAGACAGCGTTGAAGAGCTTAGCCGAAGTGCTGGCACCTGGCTGTCTCCCGAAACAGTTATCCGGGAGACGGCGGAACTGGTCACTCACGCGATGTTGCTGGCAAAAGAGTTTAAAACGGCATCCCAAGTGAGTTTCCGCTGCACCTGGATGGGCCTCGGGAACCGGGAAATTTCTGATTTCAATCGTTCAGTTTATTATTCCCTGCGTCGCGTAGCGAAAGCGGACAAACTCACTACAGAGAAAACATGCGCCGTGGAGAAACTTGAAGATGAGTGGGCGACGGTTGTGTCAGATTTGGCTTGCCCGATACTCCAACTCTTTGGATTTGACCATTGCGGTCCAGACTTTGTCGAAAATATGAAATCAGAGTTCCTGCTATGA
- a CDS encoding nitroreductase family protein produces MEVFEAMGTRRSFRFYKPWKEVENWKIQKMLQAARYCSCQGNCNSTEAIVIDKRTYPPEKFEKIVECGSAFNEIHLRQAPIIVAWLINLDAWYKELIQTFQVLFPARAITAAHGWTYKILTENTYPRLMSFPKDRAEDLLRVEAGQAIANAMLAATDLGLGCCLIATGRKPAEFPKVLGTPENIVPIWLMTVGYAAEDPGQRPRKRFDRLYHSNEYGTPLAEDQDVRKELEGEKLIQPMDPLPGREEELRHICRMFGFTEDMCDMPKEKVLEMYEEDSPYYGELPPGLEERGV; encoded by the coding sequence AAGCTTTAGGTTCTATAAGCCCTGGAAGGAGGTTGAGAACTGGAAAATACAGAAGATGCTCCAGGCGGCGCGGTACTGCTCCTGCCAGGGCAACTGCAACTCGACCGAGGCGATAGTCATAGACAAAAGGACCTATCCCCCGGAGAAATTCGAGAAGATAGTTGAATGCGGATCCGCGTTTAACGAGATTCACCTGCGCCAGGCCCCGATTATCGTTGCGTGGCTGATAAACCTGGACGCCTGGTACAAGGAGCTCATACAGACCTTCCAGGTGCTGTTTCCCGCGAGGGCCATAACCGCCGCTCACGGCTGGACCTACAAGATACTTACCGAGAACACCTATCCGAGGCTAATGAGTTTTCCCAAGGACAGGGCGGAGGATCTTCTGAGGGTCGAGGCGGGCCAGGCAATAGCGAACGCCATGCTCGCGGCCACTGACCTGGGACTCGGGTGCTGCCTTATAGCCACGGGCAGAAAGCCGGCAGAGTTCCCGAAGGTTCTCGGGACTCCGGAGAACATAGTCCCTATCTGGCTCATGACGGTGGGATATGCGGCCGAGGACCCCGGGCAGAGACCGAGGAAAAGGTTCGACAGGCTCTATCACTCAAACGAATACGGAACTCCGCTTGCCGAGGACCAGGACGTGCGGAAGGAGCTTGAGGGGGAGAAACTCATACAGCCCATGGATCCGCTTCCGGGGAGGGAGGAGGAGCTTCGTCACATATGCAGGATGTTCGGTTTCACGGAAGATATGTGCGACATGCCGAAGGAGAAGGTACTTGAGATGTACGAGGAGGACTCTCCCTATTACGGGGAGCTTCCCCCGGGCCTTGAGGAAAGAGGGGTCTGA